Sequence from the Candidatus Kinetoplastibacterium galatii TCC219 genome:
ATAAAGGCATGGTCAGTATTGATTGCTGTTCCTGATCATTTTCTCTTTGTAATTCACGGCCCATTAATAAATTGAATTTCTGATCAGTGCCACCTATCTCTATGTCAGATTTTAGTGCAACTGAATCATATCCTTGCATTATTGGGTATAAGAATTCATGTATAGAGATCGGCTCTCTCGCTTTAAATCGTTTTGTGAAATCATCCCTTTCTAAAATCCTTGCCAAAGTACAACTAGCTGATAGTTTTACTATTCCTCTTGATCCTAATTTATCAAACCACTCTGAATTGTATCTAATTTCAGTTAAATCAGGATTTAATATCTTATATGCCTGAGAACAATAAGTCTTAGCGTTATATTCAACCTGCTCAGAATCTAAAGACGGACGTGTTGCTTTTCTTCCACTTGGATCTCCTATCATTGCTGTAAAATCACCTATCAGGAATATTATTTTATGGCCCAAATCCTGTAACTGTTTAAGTTTATTTAACACAACAGTATGTCCTAAATGGATATCTGGTGCTGTTGGATCAAGACCAAGTTTTATTCGTAATGGACATCCATTTTTTTTATTTTTTAATAGTTTTTTAATTAATTCCTCTTCTACTAATAACTCACTGCAACCTTTCTTTATAATAGAAAATTCTGACCTAATGTCTGGACTAATGTAGTATTCTTTGTTTAACATAATTTAAAATGTACTTTTAGTGAAATTAATTATAATATCGACTATGCTATCGAAATACTTAATGAAATTACTAGACTTATAGTAATTAAAAGCAGATTCACATTGTTAGAATTATGTGCTGTATGAACTGCAGGCTTTGTTACATAACAATTTCATTTCATAAACGAAATAAAATCACAATAAAAAAACATGATGAACATTTTCTTGCGTCGACTTATCTCGATAATAATATTATTTGCTTTTTTTGCGCAACTCCATTATACATGTTTAAACGCAATACAAATAAATCAGACCTACCACAATCGAAAATTCTTCGAATCGAGCAATCTTTATTCGATTATGAGCATAGAATCTTAAAAACAAATGAAGATAATCTTCCTTATATTAATGAAACCATTGTAAAAAAAGGAGATACATTAAGAGGCATTCTACAACGTCTAAGAGTAACAAATATAGACAAACTGCAAAATTTTATCGCAAAAAATACTGAAACTAATAGTATTCGTAAATTGCTGCCTGGTCGTCAAATACAGGCTGCTACTGATCTAAATGGAAATTTGATATGGTTACGTTATTTGCACACTCCTTATTATAATAATAATAGTGATCAAGTCATATGCAAATACTTACAAATTGCTACCAACAAAGAGTGCTCTTATTCTGTTTGTGAAAAAACAAATTACTCAGAAAGACAAATTAGAGTAGCATTCGGGGTTATAAAATCATCACTTTTTGAAGCAACTGATCATGCTGGAATTCCTAATTTTATTACAATTCAGATGACTAATATACTAAGCACAAAGATAGATTTTCCAAGAGATATACGCATTGGAGATCAGTTTAGAGTTATTTATGAATTACAAATGTATAATGGTCTCTACTTAGGATCAGGTAAAGTGTTAGCTTTGGAATTTAAAAGCAACGATAGAATGCATAATGCTATATGGTTTGATGATGATAGAAAAATTGAAGGAGGATATTATAATTTTAATGGAGATAGCTTAAAAAAAACATTCCTTCGTTCCGCTATAAAATTTAGTCGTATAAGCTCTACTTTTGGAAAAAGAGTACATCCCATAAGAAAAACCATAGTTGATCATAAAGGAGTAGATTATGTTGCTCCAACAGGTACTCCTATATATGCAACAGCTGAAGGAGTAGTAGAATTCTCTGGATGGCAAAATGGTTATGGCAAAGTAGTCATTCTAAAACACTTTAATAAATACTCAACCTTATATGCTCACCAAAGCAGAATTGACCCAAAAATACACAAAGGTAAAAAAGTATCACAGGGGCAGTTAATAGGCTACGTTGGCTCTACAGGATGGGCAACAGGTCCTCATTTACATTATGAATTAAGAATAAACAACAAACCTGTTGACCCATTATCTATAAAACTACCAACATCAAAAAAGATAGACGCTTCAATACAAAAGAACTTCAATAGCAAAGTAGAGTTTTACAAAGAACAAATGAGATTCTTAGAAAAATTACAGACAGAATCAATAAAAATTGCCTATAGCAAATAGGACTGTAGCCATATAAATGAAGTAACAACTTTCTACACAGAAAAAGAAGATCCACACCCACAAGTTGTAACAGCATTTGGGTTACGAATAACAAATTGCGATCCCTCAATATCATCTTTATAGTCTATCTCAGCACCAAATAAATATTGTAAACTCACAGGATCTATCAAGAAACTTGTTCCTTCCTTTTCTATAATAGTATCTTCAGTGTCGTAAGACTCATCGAAAGTAAAACCATACTGAATTCCAGAACAACCACCACCTTGAACAAAAACACGCAATTTCAAATCAGGGTTACATTCTTCTTCTAAAAGAGATCTTACCTTGTTAATAGCTGATTCAGTAAAAATCAATTTAGCTGTATTACTAACAAATTTATCATGATCCATACATATCTCGTTATTAAAAATTTAGATAAACATACATCCAAGCTAAGGCAAAATAGCTATAGATTCTAAGCCAATAGTTTCTTTAATATTAAAAATTAAATTCATGTTTTGCACAGCCTGGCCTGCAGCTCCTTTGACTAAATTATCTTGTGTGACTAGTATAATTAATCTATCTTTATTACCTGGGCGATAAATAGCAATTCTAAGATTATTAGAAGAACGAACTGATCGTGTTTCTGGCAAAGATCCATAAGGCATAATATCTATAAATGGCTCAGATCCATAACGCTTAACAAATAATTCCTGAAAATCTATATCTAAAGCATGTGGAAGTATTTTTACATATATTGTAGAGAACATACCCCTAATCATTGGAACCAAATGAGGAACAAATGTTAAATTAACTTTCTTCCCTGATATTTTTTCTATCTGAGATACAATTTCAGGATGATGACGATGACCAGAAACGCTGTATGCTTTAAAATTATCTGATGACTCAGAAAATAATCCAGAGGCTTCTAATTTCTTTCCAGAGCCAGACACCCCTGATTTACAATCGGCTACTATATCATCTACATCTATCAGCGGAATGGATTGATCTAGTAATGGTATCAATCCCAATATAACAGTAGTAGGATAACATCCTGGATTTCCAATTACATTAGATTTAACGATATTTGATCGATTTAATTCTACTAAACCATATTCTGAAGTCTTCAAAATATCTGGGCAAGAGTGCTCAATTTTATACCATTTTTCAAAGACATCTATATCTTTAATACGAAAATCAGCAGCTAAATCTATGATTTTAACCCCGGATTTTAAAAGATCTCTGGCTTGAGACATAGCAACGCCGTGAGGAGTTGCAAAAAAAACAACATCACAATTCATTAGATCTGGATTGTCTAATGAAGAAAACTTAAGGCTAATATGGTTTCGCAAATTAGGATATAAATCTGAAACATATAACCCTGATTCTTTTCTTGATGTTATCACTGTTAAATCTACATTAGGATGTTGTATTAATATACGCAACAACTCTACACCAGTATAACCAGTACCACCAACTATACCAACTTTAATTTTTTTATTGAAATAATTGTGCATAATAAAACCATTAACTATTAATAAGCAGATATTCTATAAGCTAATAGTAGCTTATACTAATAAACAATATTTCACTGAACTATAATAAAAATTATAATTAATGAGGTGTAGTATAAATTAATATAAAAAATAACGGTCGTTTAATAACGACCGTAGAGTATTAGATTAACGTTTACTAAATTGTTTTTTGCGTCGTGCTTTTCGTAAGCCAACTTTCTTTCGTTCAACTTCTCTAGCGTCACGAGTTATAAATCCAGCATTAGACAAAGAGGGCTTAAGTTCCTTATCATAGTCTACTAAAGCTCTAGTAATACCATGACGCACAGCACCTGCTTGACCTGTTTCTCCGCCACCATAAACATTGGCTTTTATATCAAAGAAATCTAGATACCCAACAGTTACTAACGGTTGCTTAACAATCATTCTACCAGTTTCACGAGCAAAGAAATCATCTAATGATTTGCCATTAATCGTGATTTTACCTGTACCTTTTTTAATAAAAACTCTGGCAACAGAAGTCTTACGTCGCCCAGTTCCATAATTCCAATTCCCTATCATACTCGTTCCCTAGAATTCCCTAGCAATAGGCTGCTGCGCAGCATGTGGATGCTCAGAGCCAGCATATACCTTAAGTTTCTTTATCATTGCATATCCTAAAGGCCCCTTAGGCAACATACCTTTAACAGCCTTTTGAATTACTCTGCCTGGGAAACGCTGTTGCATTTTTTCGAAACTTATCTCACGTATCCCACCTGGATATGTAGTATGTCTATAATAATTTTTATCTCTAGCTTTATTGCCAGTAACTACTATGTCTGCCGCATTAATTATTACAACAAAATCGCCAGTATCAACGTGTGGTGTGAATTCAGGCTTGTGTTTTCCGCGCAAAAGGCGTGCAACTTCGCTGGCTACACGACCCAGAATTTTTCCCTTGGCATCAATAACAAACCAGCTTCGCATAACTTCATGCGGTTTAGCCACAAAGGTTTTCATGTCAATCCTTAGTATAAAAATCCAGCAAAAAGCTGGTGGTAACAAGACCCACTGAAAATTTACAGATCATATAAAACAGTGAACTGTAAAATAAATCATGCCTAGACGTTATAAATCGTCCGTACAATACTTAAAAAGGTCCAACTTTTGATTTTCACACAAAATAATACTATTTGCAATCAAAAACCATTTATACAATAAAATTTAATGTGACAATTAATTTATATGCCAGCAATTGACATATTTTCTATCAAAACTGAACCTGTTGTTTTGGTACCTCTCGAAATTATATCAGAGCCAACTAGAAGAATTTGTTTAAACATATCCCTTAAATTCCCAGCAATTGTTATCTCCTCTACTGCATGCTGTATTTCACCATTTTCTACCCAGAATCCAAAGGCCCCTCTTGAATAATCCCCTGTAACATAATTAATGCCTTGACCTATCAATTCAGTTACTAATAAACCTTTGTTCATTTTTTTTATCATCGATCTCAAATCATCCGTTTCTTTTGTTTTCGAAGAAAACATACGGAGATTATGAGATCCACCTGCATTTCCAGTGGTAGATAAACCTAATTTTCTAGCTGAGTAAGAAGATAAAAAATAACCATTAAGAACACCTTTTGAGACAATAGAACGCCTTGTTGTAGATACACCCTCAGAGTCAAAAGATGTACTGCCCATAGCTCCATCTATATGAGGATCTTCTATAATATCTATATGCTCGGAAAAAATATTCTTGCCCAAAGAATCTGTTAAAAAACTAGCATTTCTATATAAAGCTCCACCACTAGCTGCTTGAACAAAAGAACCTATCAGTCCTAAAGCTACTGGTGCTTCAAAAATAACAGGGAAGTTCCCTGTGGCTATACGACGAGCAGACAATCTGGCTATGGCACGTTCAGCAGCATATTTTCCAATATATACTGGATCAGACAAGTTCAACGGATTACAGTTAGAGTCATACCAATAATCTCTTTGCATATTGCCATTATTATCGCTAGCAATTGGCATAACTGACAAACCATACTGAGAATACATTCTGCTACCAAAAAATCCAAATGTGTTACCTAATAAAGAATAACTTTGGCTTGAGCTAGCAAATGATCCATCAGTATTGACTATACTACCATTAAAACCCATAGCTGCTTCTTCTGTTTGCTTAGCAAGAGACGTCATTTCTTCTACAGACTTGGACCATAAATGATATAACTTAAAATCTCTAGATTCTTTTGCTAATAAATTCTTATCAGGAAGACCAGCAGCATCATCATTAGCAGTATATTTTGCTATATGCCAAGCAGCCTCTACTGTTCTGCCTAAAGCCTCAAAAGAAAAATCGGAGGTAGATGCTGATCCACTCTTCTTTCCATCGAAAACCACTACATTTAACATCCTGTCATGTGACTTTTCTATAGTTTCTACATTGCCCTTACGCACAGAAACTGACAACCCCTTGCCTTCGGAGATTTCTGCGCATGATTGGCTAGCACCAAGCTTCTTAGCACTGTTTAATGATCTTTCAATGATCTCTTGAAAATGTTCTTTGTTTTTATTCATAACCTATAATGAAGCAGCCTTTAATAAAAATTACCTAAAACTCTTAATGTGAGTATTATAGTATAAGTCTTGGCAAATATTTATCTTGTATTACTAATTTATATTAAAATAATAACAGCTAATAATATTTAATTGTGTAATAAATATACCGTCAACTAAATGCGTCATCTTTAACTTCTGTTAACTAAAAAAGAAAGAAATATGGAAATAGAAACTAGTACAAAACCATCACATACCATAATATGGCTTCATGGATTAGGAGCGAATGCACAAGATAGTCTAGATATTTTAAATAACCTAGACATTCATGACCTAAATATACGATTTGTATGTCCTAATGCACCTGAAAGGCATATATCAGTAAATCATGGTCTAAAAATGCGAGCGTGGTACGATATAAAATCAAGTGTTATTGATGAAAATGAAGATATTTCTGGAATAGAAGAATCGGCTTGTATTGTGAATGATTTAATAAACAAAGAAAAATCTAAAGGGATTAAAACTAGTAATATTATATTAGGCGGCTTCTCACAAGGTTGTGCACTAGCATTATATATTGGATTAAGTAGAGCCGAAAAAATAAATGGTATAATCGCCCTATCAGGTTACTTACCAGCGCAAAAATATCTAATTAGTAAATTAAATCATCATCTAGACTTGGATATTTTTGTTGGTCATGGCGTAAATGATTCAGTTATTACATCATCTTATCCGAAAAAATATATAGAATTATTAAGAACAAATGGATATAGAAATGTAACATTTAAGAACTACAACATTGAACATAATATTTGCATAGATGAGTTAAAAGATGTAAGCAAAAAGATAAAAGAAATGGTAACCAAGAACTACTAATTATTCAGATTGAAATATACTCTGTGTATTGTCTTATCTTCCTGGTTAACTTTGTTAACAAAGCCAAGATCTTTTAGTAAAGCAAGCATAGGTCTGTTATTGCTTAAAACGAAACCATCTATATATTTAAAACCTCTCTTTTTTGCTGCATCTATCATATAAATCATAAGTTTATTGCCTAACCCAAGCCTTTGCCATTTGTCACCAACAACCAAAGCATACTCAACACCTAAACCATCTTCATTACATAAACAATGAACAAAACCAATCATTGTATCCTTAACATATTTATCATTAACTGATTCTTTTACAATTGCTACTAAGGCCAACTCTCGTTGATAATCAATTTGAGTATAGTGCGAAAGCATTTTAGGGGTTAGTTCTCTCATTGCAGAAATAAATCTCATATAGCGAGATCTATCAGATAACCCTCTAATGAAATCTTGCAACATTTCTGCATCTTCGGGTCGTATTGGCCTAACCAAACATACAGTTCCATCTTTCAAGCAACATGTCTTTACTAAATCAGAAGGGTATGGATGAATAGCCATATGTGGATAATCAACATCTCTAAGATTATCTTTTCCATATTTAAAGATTTCTACTTTTGCATTGTCAGAAACTATCTCATTGTCTGTAATAAAAAATGGTCCTAAAGATAATGAATATATATCTGGGAGAGCTATAAGCATCTCGGAAACCTGTACTAATATTAACTGCAGTAGTCTAAAGTGATTATTGTAAGTATTTTTATTAAAAAATATATTACTTCTCTCTATAAGCTGTCTTGCTAAAAAATTATTTAAAGGTGGTATTTCCATATTTAAAGGGCTGGTATTATCAGCGTAGTTATTATTAATAATACTACTACCAAGTTGTATAACAGGACCAAATATGTTGTCACACCAGATCCTTATCTCAATAGGACCACTAGATTCAGCTAAAAATTTTCCTTCTAAAGAAAATTTAATTTCTATGTCAAATGCATTAAACATTGTTTTTATTTCTTCTTTGTTTAAAACATGCCTACCTGTTGAAACAATAAAGCTGAATAAAGATCTTATACCATCAAGGTTTGGTAATAGGTAAAACGGAATTGATGGCTGCACTTGCAGTAATAGTTGCTGGTTATAATAATG
This genomic interval carries:
- the tyrS gene encoding tyrosine--tRNA ligase, encoding MLNKEYYISPDIRSEFSIIKKGCSELLVEEELIKKLLKNKKNGCPLRIKLGLDPTAPDIHLGHTVVLNKLKQLQDLGHKIIFLIGDFTAMIGDPSGRKATRPSLDSEQVEYNAKTYCSQAYKILNPDLTEIRYNSEWFDKLGSRGIVKLSASCTLARILERDDFTKRFKAREPISIHEFLYPIMQGYDSVALKSDIEIGGTDQKFNLLMGRELQRENDQEQQSILTMPLLVGIDGVEKMSKSKGNYIGIEESSDSMFGKLMSISDNLMWHYFDLLSFQSSIEIDKLKKSVEEGMNPRDIKVILAKEIVTRFHSDKEAEQSLLNFENLFRKGETPNDLLEINLGCAPMNIIRILRDSGLVSSTSEAQRMIEQRGVKVNGNRIESKSLQLSTGEYTIQIGKRKFIKVVLT
- a CDS encoding M23 family metallopeptidase, whose protein sequence is MFKRNTNKSDLPQSKILRIEQSLFDYEHRILKTNEDNLPYINETIVKKGDTLRGILQRLRVTNIDKLQNFIAKNTETNSIRKLLPGRQIQAATDLNGNLIWLRYLHTPYYNNNSDQVICKYLQIATNKECSYSVCEKTNYSERQIRVAFGVIKSSLFEATDHAGIPNFITIQMTNILSTKIDFPRDIRIGDQFRVIYELQMYNGLYLGSGKVLALEFKSNDRMHNAIWFDDDRKIEGGYYNFNGDSLKKTFLRSAIKFSRISSTFGKRVHPIRKTIVDHKGVDYVAPTGTPIYATAEGVVEFSGWQNGYGKVVILKHFNKYSTLYAHQSRIDPKIHKGKKVSQGQLIGYVGSTGWATGPHLHYELRINNKPVDPLSIKLPTSKKIDASIQKNFNSKVEFYKEQMRFLEKLQTESIKIAYSK
- the erpA gene encoding iron-sulfur cluster insertion protein ErpA, translated to MDHDKFVSNTAKLIFTESAINKVRSLLEEECNPDLKLRVFVQGGGCSGIQYGFTFDESYDTEDTIIEKEGTSFLIDPVSLQYLFGAEIDYKDDIEGSQFVIRNPNAVTTCGCGSSFSV
- the argC gene encoding N-acetyl-gamma-glutamyl-phosphate reductase — its product is MHNYFNKKIKVGIVGGTGYTGVELLRILIQHPNVDLTVITSRKESGLYVSDLYPNLRNHISLKFSSLDNPDLMNCDVVFFATPHGVAMSQARDLLKSGVKIIDLAADFRIKDIDVFEKWYKIEHSCPDILKTSEYGLVELNRSNIVKSNVIGNPGCYPTTVILGLIPLLDQSIPLIDVDDIVADCKSGVSGSGKKLEASGLFSESSDNFKAYSVSGHRHHPEIVSQIEKISGKKVNLTFVPHLVPMIRGMFSTIYVKILPHALDIDFQELFVKRYGSEPFIDIMPYGSLPETRSVRSSNNLRIAIYRPGNKDRLIILVTQDNLVKGAAGQAVQNMNLIFNIKETIGLESIAILP
- the rpsI gene encoding 30S ribosomal protein S9: MIGNWNYGTGRRKTSVARVFIKKGTGKITINGKSLDDFFARETGRMIVKQPLVTVGYLDFFDIKANVYGGGETGQAGAVRHGITRALVDYDKELKPSLSNAGFITRDAREVERKKVGLRKARRKKQFSKR
- the rplM gene encoding 50S ribosomal protein L13, which translates into the protein MKTFVAKPHEVMRSWFVIDAKGKILGRVASEVARLLRGKHKPEFTPHVDTGDFVVIINAADIVVTGNKARDKNYYRHTTYPGGIREISFEKMQQRFPGRVIQKAVKGMLPKGPLGYAMIKKLKVYAGSEHPHAAQQPIAREF
- the pmbA gene encoding metalloprotease PmbA, translated to MNKNKEHFQEIIERSLNSAKKLGASQSCAEISEGKGLSVSVRKGNVETIEKSHDRMLNVVVFDGKKSGSASTSDFSFEALGRTVEAAWHIAKYTANDDAAGLPDKNLLAKESRDFKLYHLWSKSVEEMTSLAKQTEEAAMGFNGSIVNTDGSFASSSQSYSLLGNTFGFFGSRMYSQYGLSVMPIASDNNGNMQRDYWYDSNCNPLNLSDPVYIGKYAAERAIARLSARRIATGNFPVIFEAPVALGLIGSFVQAASGGALYRNASFLTDSLGKNIFSEHIDIIEDPHIDGAMGSTSFDSEGVSTTRRSIVSKGVLNGYFLSSYSARKLGLSTTGNAGGSHNLRMFSSKTKETDDLRSMIKKMNKGLLVTELIGQGINYVTGDYSRGAFGFWVENGEIQHAVEEITIAGNLRDMFKQILLVGSDIISRGTKTTGSVLIENMSIAGI
- a CDS encoding alpha/beta hydrolase encodes the protein MEIETSTKPSHTIIWLHGLGANAQDSLDILNNLDIHDLNIRFVCPNAPERHISVNHGLKMRAWYDIKSSVIDENEDISGIEESACIVNDLINKEKSKGIKTSNIILGGFSQGCALALYIGLSRAEKINGIIALSGYLPAQKYLISKLNHHLDLDIFVGHGVNDSVITSSYPKKYIELLRTNGYRNVTFKNYNIEHNICIDELKDVSKKIKEMVTKNY